The Klebsiella aerogenes KCTC 2190 region TTGGCGCGCAGACGGCTCCAGATGGCCTGCAGGCCGTTGTCGCGGCTTTCGCCGGCGGATAACGAGGCACTCATGGTTGGCGGTATCCTTCGCTGGCGTTCAGGCGGCGACGCGCGCTGGCGTGCTGACGAACGGTATGGATAGCGTTATGTGACAAAACTGACTCCCTGATACACATCTTTTCTCAATAGCGGCGCTCCCATTTCTGGGCAGGCCATTATTCGTCTTATCAGATGATTCTGATTGCCCGATAAGCCGGGTTTTTTGCGGCTAATTAACCGCTTTAAGCAAAAATCGCTGTGTTAGGGTGTGCAGCATTGGAGAAGTACAGGGTGAAATAGCGCCTGGCGATCACGACAGTATTGAGGAAAAGATGGCGATTCAGGGTATTGAAGGCGTACTGCAACAGATGCAGGCGATGGCGATTCAGGCGGGAAATAACGGGCAGAATAGCGTACCGCAGGGAGTCAGTTTTGCCAGTGAATTGACCGCCGCGCTGGGTAAAATCAGCGATACCCAGCAGGCCGCGCGTCAACAGGCGCAAAACTTCGAGCTGGGCGTGCCGGGTATCAGCCTGAATGATGTGATGGTCGATTTACAGAAATCTTCAGTTTCGTTGCAGATGGGCGTGCAGGTGCGCAATAAGCTGGTGGCGGCCTATCAGGACATTATGAATATGCCGGTTTAGTCATACAATCCCGGCGCAATTGCTTCCTGCAAACCGCTATGCTAACGCTGGCGGTTTTGTCTATTTACGGCGACAACGGCAAAAAACTGCTCGCCTCTGCATTGATTTTGACCCATCGACTGGTGAATGAGTGATCCGAAATTATCATTACAGTTGATAGGGGATACAGATCAATAGCCGTTCATCGATCGACACAAACGATCTGACTACTAGCACTACAAACTGTATGGTCTTGCCAAAATAATTCTAATTTGGAATAGCAGATGTCCGAAAAAGTAGACCATCAATTACGGCGTAAGGTGTGGATTGGGATTTTTCTCGGTTTGTTGGTCTTTTGGGGAACCATTGCGACGATTGTTACCTTAGCGTTGGCTTAGCGCCAAAAGTTTCTACTGTTATTTAGTATCTCCCCGTCAGGTACAAGAAAGATCTGCTTTGTATTATCGGCGAAAGGTGAAAATTTAAATTTGGATGGCAATTCACTATCGTTTTCCGGCCTGGTGGCAAATAATCTGCGCAAATTTTGCTCCGCGGAGGCGTTATGCTGTGGCTTCAGACCGTTGTATTTTTTGTCGTTTTAGCTTTTGTCGCGATAGCGATGTTTCATGAAACCTGGCGACAGGATAGCGAGTAACCGCCGTTTCAACTTCCTCTGATCTGTCTCCCTCCTTAACAGTGACTAAACTTAGAGCATGGCTAACGGTCTTCTGGAGGGTGTTGTGAATAGATTCCACGATGAATACGACGAGCGGGAACTGTACCATATGGTCTGCCGTTGGGAGGATGAAGGCGGGGCGGTAGCGTAACGCATTTCTTTCAAACTGACAGCATTCTGGCGGCTCAGGCGTGAAATCGTTGTATGGCATGAACGCGCGCGCTTGACCCCTGGCAACTTCAGGGGAAATATTCCACGGAATGTGGTAACCCCGGCTGTCTGCATGACACCTGAGCATTTGGTTGAGCGAAATAACGGGTATCTTCAGTCGGAAACGTTGGAGAAATATATCACCAGCATGGAGGAACCTGGCGTGGGAAAGCAGTTAACAGAAGATGATCTTCGTGAACATGGCTTCACCGATAAAGAGATTGCCCGCCTGCGCGAAATCCTGACGCGACAAGAAAGTAACAATGAAACCTATGCTACTTTGATCGACAGTTTACGAAAACGTTTTTGGGGCGGAGTTATTGTTGTTTGTATTGCCTTTGCCATAGTCGTTTCGTGGATTTTTAACTTCGAAAGTAATGATTTTACTTATCCGCTAATCATTATTTTTATCCTGATTGCTGTTTGGAAATTAACACCTTTCCCGATGGCTTTTAAAGCATATCTTATCTACTTGAAAATCGAGCGATTACTTATTATCAATTTCATATATGGTATTGCCTGTTTGTATTCCTTTTACTGTTGATTAAACACCTTTAAGAGCCAACGCAGGGGTGCTCATTTCCAGAGGAATACATCCATGTTTTACCCTCGTGACAAATATTAGATTAGCCCGGACAAGATAACACGGAATATTTTGCAGGCATATTTCCCTAAACTTGTGAGTTGTTTGTTTTAGCTGGCAGGATGTTTAGGGTATTTAATTGATGAATGTATGAAGCGTAAATGAAATAATAGATTATATATTATTGCTTATTAGCCCTGTAAAATCCGCCGATGGCTTACCAGGCAACACTCTGCATTGCCCTGGTGAGACCCATCATGCGCTTCCTGGCCGGAATATCTGGCTGTGAGGCTGTTGTTGTTATTGTAATTCTTCGCTTTTGCTCTTGATGGCGACCACATTATCGGACTGCAGTTCGCCAAGCAGGAGCGAACGATCGTCGAACTGGCCGTAAGCGGTGTTGACCGCGTTCTGGCGGGTGGATTGATCGATCAGCGTTTTTAATTGCTCCATCCTCTGCTGCAATAGCCCTTTCAATACCCCTTCGTTGTCGATAATCTGTTTTAACTTAGCGTTGAGCATCTCTTGCAGAGCCAGCGATGGCCCAGCTTTGCCGGTAAATTCGGCGGTTTTCTCAACCGCCGTCACGTAGGCAAACTGCATTTCCACCAGCGCTTCCCATTGCCCGGCGCGTGCCAGGGCAATCATCTGGCTGCTAAGGGTATGGATCTGCTGATAGGCGGCTAAAAGCTGCTGTTGGCGTTCCATCACAATGTACCCTGAGCAGGTTGATAGTTTGGCCCAATTTGCCGCCAGGCATCGGCGATATTCTCCAGCAGCTTGACCACTTCGACGATCGCCGCTTCGTCATTATGCAGGTTGGCCTGCATCAGGCGTCGCTTCATATAATCGTACAGCGCCGCCAGATTATCGGCGATTTCGCCGCCTTGCTGGTGGTCGAGGCCGCTTTTCAACCCGTTGTCGATGATGTTGATTGCCTTAGACAGCGCCAGGCCTTTACCGGCGATATCCCCCTGATTCATCAGGATGCGTGCGCGAAGCAGGGCGTTAAGCGCCCCGTCGAACAACATTACGATTAACTGGTGCGGACTGGCGCTCATCGCGCTGCTTTCCAGACTGACCTGTGCGTAGGCTTGCGTGCCGCTACGGTTATACATGCTGTTTTATTACCTGATTAAGGGTTACTGGGACGAGAACTGCTGTTGTAAGTAGTTACCCGTGCTGCTCAGCTTGGACATCATGGTATCCAACTGAACAAACTGTTGTTTATAGCGATCGATAGTGTTCTGGATGCTGTCGGAAACAGTGTCGATCTGGATATTCAGGCGATCGAGATTGGTGTTGATGCTTTTGGTCGAGTTCTCGATGATGCCGCCCGCTTTAATATAGTTCTGGATTTCATTATGGATTTCGGTGGCCATCCCGGTGTCTGTCCCGTTGCCGGCGAAGAAGTTGGCGACCTGATCCGGTTTCTCGTCGAGCGCTTTATTGAGCTTGGTGCTGTCGACTTCAAGCTTGCCGGTTTTGGGATTGGTTGAGATCCCGAGGTTGCCAAGGCCTTTCAGCTCCGGGTTGTCCTGAGCGGCGCTGAGCGCGCTTTTAATCGAGGACTGAATGCCGCGCAGGGTGTTATCGCCGAGCAGCGCGCCGTTCTTGGCGCTTTGCGCTTCACCGCTTTTCACCGGGGTATATTTGGTCAGCGAGCCGAAGGTGTCGAGCAGCGAATTGTAGTTATCCACCCAGGATTTGATTTTGTCGGCGGTGCCGCTTTTATCAATGCCGATCACCAGGTTTTGCGGTTCGCCGGCTTTGGTGGTGGTTTTCAGGTCGATGGTGACGCCCTGCAGCGCATCGGCAATCGAGTTGGTGCTGCGCTTAATTTTGGTGCCGTTGACGACGATCTCCGCATCCTGCCCGGCGACGGTCTGCTTCATCGCGCCGCTTTTGCTGCTGCTGTCGTAGTTGAGGATGGCGCCGAGCTTATCGTCGTTATTCACCTGCACCGACACGGTGTTTTTCTCGCCGGTGCTGGTGGAGCTCAGCGCCAGCTGATAGTCATTGTCGCCGACGCGCATGATGCTGGCGGTGACGCCGGCTTTAGCGCCGTTGATGGCATCGCGCATCTCCAGCAGCGAGGTCTGGTCGTCGCTCAGCGGAATCGTGGTCTCTTTTGGCGGGTCGCCGGCGGTGATCGTAATGGAACGATCGCTATTGCCAGCGGTACCCAGTTTTTCCTGTTGATCGGTAATCGTCGCCTGGGTGGTCAGGGTTTGCGGCTGCGCCAGCTTCTGCACTTCAACGCTATAGTTGCCCGGCACCGCCTTATTGGTGGTGGTGATGGTGAACTGGTCGTGCTTGGTGGCGGTGGTGCTGTTGAAAAACTCCGGCTTAGCCAGCTCCTTGCTCAGGTTATCGAATTTTTCCAGCGAGCTTTTTAACGTGCCGTAAGCCGTTAGCTGCGCGTTATAGCTGGTTTGCTGAGTGGTATACGGCGTCAGGCGCTGTTGTTCCGCCTTGCTGAGTTTGTCCAGTAAA contains the following coding sequences:
- the fliS gene encoding flagellar export chaperone FliS, whose protein sequence is MYNRSGTQAYAQVSLESSAMSASPHQLIVMLFDGALNALLRARILMNQGDIAGKGLALSKAINIIDNGLKSGLDHQQGGEIADNLAALYDYMKRRLMQANLHNDEAAIVEVVKLLENIADAWRQIGPNYQPAQGTL
- the fliD gene encoding flagellar filament capping protein FliD, translated to MASISSLGIGSGLDLNGLLDKLSKAEQQRLTPYTTQQTSYNAQLTAYGTLKSSLEKFDNLSKELAKPEFFNSTTATKHDQFTITTTNKAVPGNYSVEVQKLAQPQTLTTQATITDQQEKLGTAGNSDRSITITAGDPPKETTIPLSDDQTSLLEMRDAINGAKAGVTASIMRVGDNDYQLALSSTSTGEKNTVSVQVNNDDKLGAILNYDSSSKSGAMKQTVAGQDAEIVVNGTKIKRSTNSIADALQGVTIDLKTTTKAGEPQNLVIGIDKSGTADKIKSWVDNYNSLLDTFGSLTKYTPVKSGEAQSAKNGALLGDNTLRGIQSSIKSALSAAQDNPELKGLGNLGISTNPKTGKLEVDSTKLNKALDEKPDQVANFFAGNGTDTGMATEIHNEIQNYIKAGGIIENSTKSINTNLDRLNIQIDTVSDSIQNTIDRYKQQFVQLDTMMSKLSSTGNYLQQQFSSQ
- the fliT gene encoding flagella biosynthesis regulatory protein FliT — protein: MERQQQLLAAYQQIHTLSSQMIALARAGQWEALVEMQFAYVTAVEKTAEFTGKAGPSLALQEMLNAKLKQIIDNEGVLKGLLQQRMEQLKTLIDQSTRQNAVNTAYGQFDDRSLLLGELQSDNVVAIKSKSEELQ
- the fliE gene encoding flagellar hook-basal body complex protein FliE — protein: MAIQGIEGVLQQMQAMAIQAGNNGQNSVPQGVSFASELTAALGKISDTQQAARQQAQNFELGVPGISLNDVMVDLQKSSVSLQMGVQVRNKLVAAYQDIMNMPV
- a CDS encoding YmiA family putative membrane protein, whose product is MSEKVDHQLRRKVWIGIFLGLLVFWGTIATIVTLALA